The genomic stretch GGCATCATCGATGAGAAAGGCAACTTTATCCACCCAAATGAAGTGCTAATGCTGCTGTATTACTACTTACTTGAGTACAAAGGCTGGAAAGGCTCGGTAGTACGGAACATTGCTACCACCCACCTGTTGGATAAAATCGCAGCCGATCATGGCGAAAAGAGCTTTGAGGTTCCAGTAGGCTTTAAGCACATCAGTAGCCAAATGGAAGCCGACGATTCACTGATTGGTGGTGAAAGCTCGGGCGGCTTAACCATTCGCGGCCACATTAAAGGCAAAGATGGCGTATTTGCCTCTAGCTTATTGGTCGAGCTTATCAGTGTAACTGGCAAGAAGTTATCTGAGATGCTGGATGAGATTTACGCTCGTTATGGTTATGCCTACACAGCGGAAGGCGATTGCACCTTTAAGCCTGCGCAAAAAGACACGTTATACAACAAAATTTATGTGGAAAAAATTCTACCTGAATTTGAATATGAAGTAGAGAAAGTCAGTTATGAAGATGGCGCTAAAGTCTACTTCAAAAATGGCGGCTGGGTCATTGCCCGCTTCTCTGGCACTGAACCACTACTGCGTATTTTCTCGGAAATGGAAGACAAGCCAACCGCAGAAAAAATCGTCGCCCAGATGAAAGCATTTTTAGCGCTATAAAATAGCCAGCAAACTTACTTCTAAAAAAGATCACAGTGAAAGCTGCGATCTCTTTTTTTTGTTTTAACTAACAGAAAGCGAGTTTACCCCCATTTTAACAATTTACTTACCGATCAAAATTGAATACAGATAGAAGTGTAAAAGGCAATGGACGGCCTTTTCTCAAGCGACCAAGGATGGGACCGCATTTTTTCAGCGTATTAAAATTAATTAGGATTGGGATAATTCCGCCTAAATTTTGCTTGGTTGGGCGCTGGTTTTTTTGTGTAAATCGTCATGGATGACGATTAGGCTTCTTGAGGGCATGGATGTCCTCTTGAAGCCGTTAACAAAAAGACCAAGTCCATCCAAGATAACAAAATTTTTAGCGGCGGCCTTTTTGCCACCTTTTTTGGCTGTTGAAAAAAGGTTGGTCGCCGAAGGCTAGCCGATGAACAAACAAAGTGAGGTTAAATGTAATAAGAAGATGACTCCGAAACGAGTATTATCAATACAACAACCCTCCCTTAGCGGTGAGCTCGACACTAAACATCAATATATTGGCTAAAGGAAGGGAATAAGGCATTAGAATAACTAATCCATTACCTCGATTTTGATCTTGCAAACTTAGTCACATTTAGATTGCCGAAATTGTGTATTAACACTACTATTCTCGCCATCAATAAGGTCACTTTTCAACCGGCTTTATTTCACCCTATTTTGCTTAAATTATTGTTATTAACCCAGGAGAGATTGCATGTCTGCGCCGCTTAGTTTTATCAAACTAACCTTTTTGATCGCCATTTTAGCGGCGGTCGGACAAATGACGCAAACCATGTATGTCCCATCAATGGGCTATATGGCGCATGAATTCCATGTATCGGCAGCCTCAATGCAAGCGGTTATGGCGTGTTACTTGATCCCTTATGGCTTATCACAATTTATCTACGGCCCATTATCTGATCGCTTTGGTCGTCGCCCGATTATTTTAGTCGGCCTGAGCATTTATATTACCGGCTCAGTTATTGCCCTTTTTTCGCATAACTTTAGTTTATTTCTAGTTGGCAGCTTTATCCAAGGCATGGGAATTGGTTGTGGCGGCGCAATGGCTCGCACCTTAACCCGTGATTGTTTTTCTGGTGCGCAACTGCATAAGGTTAACAGCTTAATTAGCATGTGTTTAATGTTCTCGCCTTTAGTTGCGCCTTTATTAGGTGGCTACTTAACCGAAGCGTTTAACTGGCGTGGTAGTTACTTATTCTTAGCTCTATTTAGTATTGGCGTGACTATCATCATGTTTACTCACATGAAAGAAACGCTACCAAAAGAATCTCGTCGTTATGATTCGGTTAGCACAAGCTATCGTTATGTGCTCAGTAGTCGTCAGTTTCAAGGTTACCTGTTATGTTTAGTCGCAACCTTTGCTGGTGTAGCATTATTTGAAGCGGCGGCGGGCGTACTATTAGCGGGCAAATTGAAACTTGCCGCCACCACAGTGAGTTTATTATTTATTGTGCCGATCCCTGGTTATTTATTAGGCGCGGCAATGTCGAGTTGGGTTGCCTCTCGTCATTCAGAAAAACGAGCGCTTAATTTTGGCTTAGTCGCCATTGCGATTGGTTCTTTGGTGATCTTTATTCCAGGCGTATTTGGTTACACCAATGCATTAACGCTAGTTGGCGGCGCAACCATTTATTTCTTAGGCGCTGGGGTGTTATTCCCGGCGGCGACCACTGGTGCTATCTCTCCATTTCCACATCACGCGGGTACTGCTGGTGCGATATTAGGCGGTTTTCAAAATTTTGGCGCGGGGCTTGCCACATTGGTTGCCGCGATGATCCCGGCGCAAAATCAACTGCCATTAGGGGCATTGATGTTAACCATGTCTTTATTAGCTGTGATTGGTTTGCATCGAGTCAACAAAACCCCAATCTCACCCGATTCTTTGGGATCTGCGGTTTAATCGTGATTTGAGTATATCCATTCAAACAACAAAGCCGCACTCGAGCAATCGAGTGTGGCTTTGTTATGTCAATTCCAACAATTTAATCAGCGACCAAGGATGGAGCCGCGTCTTTTCGGCGTATTCAAATTGATCAAAAATTAAATGGAATGGGTATTATTTATCGCCCAAAATTCAAATCTACTTTAAAGCCGGCGCTGCAAACTCGATCCCCGCCCAACCATGTGTGATGAAATTACGAATATTTTGATGATCTTCATTTTCTGGATGTTCCAATACATCTTGACGATAAAACTTGCCAAAACATGCCAAGGTTTGCGCTTCAGTCAGGTTATGCATTTGCGCAAAAGCAAAGATCTTGCAAGAGCCATTATTCTGCCCCGCATCATTCTCCACTTCACCATTTTTAAATGCCGTTGGCGTAAAGGTAAAGTTTCCATCAATCACACTAATGGTCTGTTCAAATTCAACCGATAAAGGTTCGGTCGTTACTTGGTGTACAAATTCGGTTAATTCCATCTACTGCATTCCTTTTATAAGCATTGAATTAATATCTCAAGCTTAACATTAGATAAAACAGAGTTCGAG from Vibrio algicola encodes the following:
- a CDS encoding HopJ type III effector protein, producing MELTEFVHQVTTEPLSVEFEQTISVIDGNFTFTPTAFKNGEVENDAGQNNGSCKIFAFAQMHNLTEAQTLACFGKFYRQDVLEHPENEDHQNIRNFITHGWAGIEFAAPALK
- the emrD gene encoding multidrug efflux MFS transporter EmrD, with the translated sequence MSAPLSFIKLTFLIAILAAVGQMTQTMYVPSMGYMAHEFHVSAASMQAVMACYLIPYGLSQFIYGPLSDRFGRRPIILVGLSIYITGSVIALFSHNFSLFLVGSFIQGMGIGCGGAMARTLTRDCFSGAQLHKVNSLISMCLMFSPLVAPLLGGYLTEAFNWRGSYLFLALFSIGVTIIMFTHMKETLPKESRRYDSVSTSYRYVLSSRQFQGYLLCLVATFAGVALFEAAAGVLLAGKLKLAATTVSLLFIVPIPGYLLGAAMSSWVASRHSEKRALNFGLVAIAIGSLVIFIPGVFGYTNALTLVGGATIYFLGAGVLFPAATTGAISPFPHHAGTAGAILGGFQNFGAGLATLVAAMIPAQNQLPLGALMLTMSLLAVIGLHRVNKTPISPDSLGSAV